Proteins encoded in a region of the Bacillus methanolicus genome:
- a CDS encoding AIM24 family protein, giving the protein MSRYSIDDFVNETKQQDKGEGVFELETPRMLEINVNGQIWAKAGAMVSYRGNIKFEREGIFEHGLGKMFKKALTGEGTSLMKATGNGKLYVADQGKKISILYLQDESIFVNGNDLLAFEPTINWDIKLMKRVAGMLSGGLFNVRLEGRGMVAITSHYEPLTLLVTPDNPVYTDPNATVAWSGTLVPEFVTDISFKTFLGRGSGESIQMKFSGNGFVVVQPFEEIYYSQQS; this is encoded by the coding sequence GTGAGCAGGTATTCGATCGATGATTTTGTTAACGAAACGAAGCAGCAGGATAAAGGGGAAGGCGTATTTGAACTTGAAACACCAAGAATGTTAGAAATTAATGTTAACGGTCAAATTTGGGCAAAAGCGGGAGCAATGGTTTCCTACCGGGGAAACATAAAGTTTGAACGGGAAGGAATTTTTGAACATGGCCTTGGAAAAATGTTCAAAAAAGCATTAACCGGTGAAGGTACTTCGTTAATGAAAGCAACCGGAAACGGCAAGCTGTATGTTGCGGATCAAGGAAAGAAAATTTCAATATTATATTTGCAGGACGAATCGATTTTTGTTAATGGCAACGACCTATTAGCATTTGAGCCCACCATTAATTGGGATATTAAACTAATGAAAAGAGTCGCAGGAATGCTCTCTGGAGGGTTATTTAACGTCCGCCTTGAAGGCCGGGGGATGGTCGCTATTACGTCCCACTACGAACCTTTGACTCTGTTGGTTACTCCTGATAATCCGGTTTATACCGACCCAAACGCAACGGTCGCATGGTCGGGAACACTTGTGCCTGAGTTTGTGACAGATATTTCGTTTAAAACATTCCTTGGAAGAGGAAGCGGAGAATCGATTCAAATGAAATTTTCAGGAAACGGCTTTGTGGTGGTTCAGCCGTTTGAGGAAATTTACTATTCGCAGCAATCGTAA
- the mntR gene encoding transcriptional regulator MntR, giving the protein MPTPSMEDYIEQIYILIEEKGYARVSDIAEALSVHSSSVTKMIQKLDKDEYLVYEKYRGLVLTPKGKKIGKRLVYRHELLEQLLRIIGVKEEHIYQDVEGIEHHLSWDAIDRIGDLVQYFEEDESRIEALRAIQKLNEN; this is encoded by the coding sequence ATGCCGACACCAAGTATGGAGGATTATATTGAACAAATTTATATATTAATTGAAGAAAAAGGATACGCAAGAGTTTCGGATATTGCCGAAGCGCTGTCCGTTCATTCCTCCTCAGTCACGAAAATGATTCAAAAACTTGATAAAGATGAATATCTTGTATATGAAAAATATAGAGGGCTTGTTTTAACGCCTAAAGGGAAAAAAATCGGAAAGCGCCTTGTATATAGACATGAGCTTCTGGAACAGTTATTACGTATCATCGGTGTGAAAGAAGAACACATTTACCAAGATGTAGAAGGAATTGAACACCATCTTAGCTGGGACGCAATTGACCGAATCGGCGACCTGGTCCAATATTTCGAAGAAGACGAAAGCAGAATTGAAGCATTAAGAGCAATTCAAAAATTGAACGAAAATTAG
- a CDS encoding NRDE family protein: MCLILFAYRVHPDYPLILAANRDEFYERPTAPAAFWDDHPSVLAGRDLEKGGTWMGVTRTGRFAAITNYRAPGHDRSDAKSRGFLVSDFLTGTDKPKEYLEIVQQDRGLYNGFNLLVGDTESLYYYSPILNEISKVEPGIHGLSNAVLDTPWPKIKKGKEELTQAISNNIIDEALLLSILSDSEEAPEEELPDTGIGREWEKMLSPIFIKSSTYGTRASTILIIDNDNNIVFNEKSLLPELQQWKQSRFTFTVEG, from the coding sequence GTGTGTCTCATTTTATTTGCTTATCGTGTACATCCTGATTACCCACTCATTTTGGCTGCCAACCGGGATGAGTTTTACGAACGTCCAACCGCTCCTGCGGCATTCTGGGATGATCATCCTTCTGTACTGGCAGGGCGCGATTTGGAGAAAGGTGGAACGTGGATGGGAGTTACCCGGACCGGGCGCTTCGCTGCGATTACAAATTACCGCGCTCCAGGTCATGACCGTTCGGACGCCAAATCACGCGGTTTTCTCGTTAGTGACTTTCTAACCGGTACAGATAAACCGAAGGAATATCTCGAAATAGTACAGCAAGATCGCGGACTATACAATGGCTTTAACTTGCTGGTTGGGGATACTGAATCACTTTATTATTATTCACCGATCCTTAACGAAATCAGTAAAGTTGAACCGGGTATCCACGGTCTCAGCAACGCCGTGCTGGATACGCCATGGCCAAAAATCAAAAAAGGGAAAGAAGAACTAACACAAGCAATAAGTAATAATATAATTGATGAAGCACTTTTGTTGTCAATATTGTCCGACTCAGAAGAAGCGCCGGAAGAAGAGCTGCCGGACACCGGGATTGGGAGAGAGTGGGAGAAAATGTTATCACCGATTTTTATCAAAAGCAGCACATACGGAACAAGAGCTTCTACCATTTTGATAATTGATAACGATAACAATATTGTGTTTAACGAAAAATCTCTTTTGCCTGAATTACAGCAATGGAAACAATCCCGCTTTACGTTTACCGTCGAAGGCTAA
- a CDS encoding DNA topoisomerase III: MKLIIAEKPDQGLKLAAPFSFKKKDGYLEIAPNHIFPNGALLTWAIGHLCELVPPEDYDQKWKKWSLETLPIIPDRFQHRVLKAKWKQFKIIKELVHRKDVSEIIIGGDAEREGEAIIRIILSQCKNNKKMKRLWISSLTPKAVIKGFENLLDESQTRNIYYEALSRACADWLVGMNASRAYTLLLHQKGISDVFSTGRVQTPTLALIVKREKEIENFKSELFWEVAATFHMNGKRYMGKWHKDGETRLKEKEMAEKIAQFCEGKPAEIQSVEKERKEFQPPYFFNLSSLQATANKMFKYPPQKTLDIAQKLYLKGIISYPRSDSNFVTKEEAAMFPEILQKLSQLDQYNKFFPLPVDSIMNNKRYVNEKKVTDHYAIIPTEQVTNPAKLYSDEQNIYNLIVERLIAAHYDKAIFDYTTIHTLVMGRAAFISKGKEQIQEGWRKVIYGEQNEKSNEDDEQDLPSLQEGEQGIVQKVIVKEGKTQPPKRYTEGQLITLMKTAGKHLEDEELVKVLNQTEGLGTEATRAGIIGVLKDRKYIEVKKNQVFATNKGKLLIESIGESILASPEMTAKWEQRLHEIGEGKASPKEFMEQAKKLAIKLIEDAKKQSKTWKFEGYDLAEFKKQKTGKKKTTIGIKVGKCKKCEGDVIDKGTFYGCSNYSATKCDFTISKKILGKTITQANIKKFLKDGKTELIKGFKKGEKTFDAKLEWSENKIKFLFE, from the coding sequence ATGAAGTTAATTATTGCAGAAAAGCCTGATCAAGGTTTAAAATTGGCAGCTCCTTTCTCTTTTAAGAAAAAGGATGGTTATTTAGAAATAGCACCCAATCATATTTTTCCTAACGGCGCGTTATTGACTTGGGCAATTGGCCATTTATGTGAGCTGGTTCCACCGGAAGATTATGATCAAAAGTGGAAGAAATGGTCGCTGGAAACGCTGCCCATTATCCCGGATCGTTTTCAACATCGTGTATTAAAGGCGAAGTGGAAACAGTTTAAAATTATAAAAGAACTTGTTCATCGAAAGGATGTTTCTGAAATTATTATCGGGGGCGACGCGGAGAGGGAAGGAGAAGCGATTATCAGGATTATCCTTTCCCAGTGCAAAAATAATAAAAAAATGAAGCGTCTTTGGATTTCTTCCTTAACCCCAAAGGCTGTAATAAAAGGATTTGAAAATTTATTGGATGAATCGCAAACGAGAAACATTTATTATGAAGCGCTCAGCAGAGCGTGTGCAGATTGGCTTGTCGGAATGAATGCTTCGCGTGCTTATACACTTCTGCTACACCAAAAAGGCATTTCTGATGTGTTTTCGACAGGACGTGTTCAAACGCCGACACTTGCGCTTATTGTAAAAAGGGAAAAAGAAATTGAAAACTTTAAATCAGAACTTTTTTGGGAAGTGGCCGCCACTTTTCATATGAATGGAAAACGATATATGGGCAAGTGGCATAAAGATGGAGAAACGCGATTGAAAGAAAAAGAAATGGCTGAAAAGATTGCTCAGTTTTGTGAAGGGAAGCCGGCAGAAATCCAATCGGTTGAGAAAGAACGAAAAGAGTTTCAACCCCCATATTTCTTTAATTTATCATCTTTACAGGCAACAGCAAATAAGATGTTTAAATACCCTCCGCAAAAAACACTGGATATTGCGCAAAAATTATATTTAAAGGGAATTATTTCCTATCCCCGAAGCGACTCAAATTTTGTAACAAAAGAAGAAGCAGCAATGTTTCCAGAAATTCTTCAAAAATTAAGCCAGTTAGATCAATATAATAAATTTTTCCCTCTGCCTGTTGATTCGATTATGAATAATAAACGCTACGTTAATGAAAAAAAAGTCACAGATCATTATGCCATTATACCGACGGAACAGGTGACAAACCCGGCAAAATTATATAGTGACGAGCAAAATATCTATAACTTGATTGTAGAGCGTTTAATTGCTGCGCATTATGATAAAGCAATTTTTGATTATACAACCATTCACACATTAGTAATGGGCAGGGCTGCTTTTATCTCTAAAGGAAAAGAGCAGATACAAGAAGGCTGGCGTAAAGTGATTTATGGTGAGCAAAATGAAAAGAGCAATGAAGACGATGAACAAGATTTGCCATCCTTGCAAGAAGGAGAACAAGGAATTGTTCAAAAAGTAATCGTCAAAGAAGGAAAGACGCAACCACCTAAACGATATACAGAAGGCCAGCTTATTACATTAATGAAAACGGCCGGTAAACATTTGGAAGATGAGGAACTTGTCAAAGTGTTAAATCAAACCGAAGGGTTAGGAACAGAGGCAACGCGTGCAGGAATTATCGGCGTTTTGAAGGATCGAAAATACATTGAGGTAAAGAAAAACCAAGTGTTTGCCACGAATAAAGGAAAACTGCTGATTGAGTCTATAGGCGAAAGTATATTGGCTTCCCCAGAAATGACAGCTAAATGGGAGCAGCGTTTGCATGAAATAGGAGAAGGTAAGGCATCTCCAAAAGAATTTATGGAACAGGCGAAAAAGCTGGCAATTAAGTTAATTGAAGATGCAAAAAAACAAAGTAAAACTTGGAAGTTTGAAGGATATGATTTAGCGGAATTCAAGAAACAGAAAACAGGTAAAAAGAAAACAACAATAGGAATAAAAGTAGGAAAATGTAAGAAGTGTGAGGGGGATGTAATTGACAAAGGAACTTTTTATGGCTGCTCAAATTATTCTGCGACAAAGTGTGACTTTACGATTTCTAAGAAGATTTTAGGCAAGACGATAACACAGGCTAATATAAAGAAATTTCTTAAAGACGGAAAAACTGAACTGATTAAAGGATTCAAAAAAGGTGAGAAGACGTTTGATGCAAAGTTAGAGTGGTCGGAAAATAAGATAAAATTTCTGTTTGAATAA
- a CDS encoding FAD-binding oxidoreductase, with protein MNLHEELQKILSKDQVTVNETILEQHSKDESYHTPHLPDVVVFPESTEDVSKVMKFACTNKVPVVPFGLGTSLEGHVIPYQGGISLDFQRMNKVLEVRPRDFLVRVQPGVTRSQVNKELKKYGLFFPVDPGADATLGGMAATNASGTTSVRYGVMRDQVRDLEVVLADGEIIRTGGLSAKSSSGYNLTGLFVGSEGTLGIFTELVLRVHGIPEEIVAARASFPTVEQAVNTAVSILGAGIPVARVELVDARSIRQINRQFDRDYKEEPTLFLEFHGNKAGLVQDVELAKELAVQEECSEWAFETETKARAQLWEARHNLAYAFLHGSPGKKMMATDVCVPLTELADAVKLARHELDESGLDGALLGHIGDGNYHALVMFNPEDAGEMSRAEKFNARLVEYALSRGGTCTGEHGVGVGKRKYQIQEHGSAVNIMTRIKQTLDPLNILNPGKVLPIPKASKKL; from the coding sequence ATGAATTTGCATGAGGAATTGCAAAAAATATTATCAAAAGACCAGGTAACGGTTAATGAAACAATTTTAGAGCAGCACAGCAAAGATGAATCATACCATACGCCTCATCTTCCTGATGTTGTTGTTTTTCCTGAATCAACGGAGGATGTAAGCAAGGTGATGAAATTTGCCTGCACGAATAAAGTTCCGGTTGTCCCATTTGGTTTGGGAACTAGCCTGGAAGGGCACGTCATTCCTTATCAAGGGGGAATCTCCCTCGATTTTCAACGAATGAACAAAGTATTAGAAGTGCGGCCAAGGGATTTTCTTGTCAGAGTCCAGCCGGGTGTTACACGTTCACAAGTCAATAAGGAGCTGAAAAAATACGGGCTATTCTTCCCGGTAGACCCTGGAGCAGACGCTACGTTAGGAGGAATGGCAGCAACGAATGCAAGCGGAACGACTTCGGTCCGTTATGGTGTCATGCGGGATCAAGTGAGAGATCTTGAAGTAGTCTTAGCAGACGGGGAGATCATCCGCACCGGCGGACTTTCGGCTAAATCGTCTTCCGGATATAACTTGACTGGTTTGTTCGTAGGTTCAGAAGGTACGCTCGGTATTTTTACCGAACTGGTGCTGCGGGTGCATGGAATTCCCGAGGAAATTGTGGCGGCACGAGCTTCCTTTCCGACTGTAGAACAGGCGGTAAATACGGCTGTCTCCATTCTTGGAGCCGGCATCCCTGTCGCCAGGGTAGAACTGGTCGATGCACGCTCGATTCGTCAGATAAACCGGCAGTTTGACAGAGACTACAAGGAAGAGCCTACACTGTTCTTAGAGTTCCACGGGAATAAAGCAGGTCTTGTACAGGACGTTGAACTCGCAAAGGAACTGGCCGTACAGGAAGAATGCAGTGAGTGGGCGTTTGAGACAGAGACGAAAGCACGTGCCCAATTATGGGAAGCCCGCCACAATCTCGCATATGCTTTCCTCCATGGTTCACCAGGTAAAAAGATGATGGCTACAGATGTTTGTGTCCCACTAACTGAACTTGCAGATGCAGTGAAACTAGCGAGGCACGAGCTGGATGAATCAGGATTGGACGGGGCGCTGCTCGGCCACATTGGGGATGGAAATTATCATGCTTTAGTGATGTTTAATCCGGAAGATGCCGGCGAAATGTCCCGAGCGGAAAAGTTTAATGCCAGATTGGTGGAATATGCATTGAGCCGGGGAGGAACATGTACCGGCGAACACGGGGTTGGAGTTGGGAAAAGAAAATACCAGATACAGGAACACGGTTCTGCTGTTAATATTATGACCCGCATTAAACAAACCCTTGATCCGTTAAATATTTTAAACCCGGGAAAGGTTCTGCCGATTCCGAAAGCCTCTAAAAAACTGTAG
- a CDS encoding metal ABC transporter permease, which yields MNYELWILIVGSLVGVNCGITGCFLILRKLAMLADAISHTVLLGIVTAFLVSQSMNGFYMLIGAAAVGLLTAFFVQLLHSSGIQEDASIGVVFTFLFAVGVILITIFADNVHLDVDHALMGEITFVPWDVVKIGFLPEVPKAFLMLGTVFIINLIFILLFYKELKITTFDPQMAAAIGIPVLLIHYLLMGMVSVTTVASFDSVGAILVVAMLIAPGASAYLLTDKLSVMLVLSAVIGVFSAITGYYAASWLDVSISGSMATVNGLIFFAVFLFTPRKGIISKKLSVNSTPHQS from the coding sequence ATGAACTATGAATTGTGGATTCTAATTGTCGGATCTCTTGTCGGAGTAAATTGCGGCATCACTGGCTGCTTCCTCATTTTGCGAAAACTGGCCATGCTGGCAGACGCGATCAGCCATACTGTATTGCTGGGGATTGTCACGGCTTTTTTAGTCAGCCAGAGTATGAACGGGTTTTATATGTTGATCGGGGCTGCAGCAGTCGGGTTGTTAACGGCATTTTTTGTTCAGCTTTTACACAGCAGCGGAATTCAAGAGGACGCTTCAATCGGTGTTGTGTTTACATTTTTGTTTGCAGTCGGTGTCATTCTTATCACAATTTTTGCCGATAATGTCCATTTAGATGTCGACCATGCGCTTATGGGAGAAATTACTTTTGTACCATGGGACGTGGTGAAGATCGGCTTTCTTCCCGAAGTGCCTAAGGCATTTCTTATGCTGGGAACAGTTTTCATCATTAATCTTATCTTTATTCTCTTATTTTATAAAGAACTTAAAATTACAACATTTGATCCGCAAATGGCAGCTGCGATTGGTATTCCGGTTCTATTGATTCACTATTTGTTAATGGGAATGGTTTCTGTAACAACAGTTGCATCGTTTGACAGTGTCGGCGCCATTCTTGTTGTGGCGATGCTGATTGCCCCGGGCGCATCCGCATACCTTTTAACCGATAAGCTTAGCGTCATGCTTGTTCTCAGTGCGGTCATTGGCGTGTTTTCTGCAATTACGGGCTATTATGCGGCCAGCTGGCTGGATGTTTCGATATCAGGCAGTATGGCAACAGTAAATGGGCTGATCTTCTTTGCTGTTTTCTTATTCACACCTCGAAAAGGAATTATTTCTAAAAAATTATCAGTGAACTCCACCCCACATCAAAGCTAA
- a CDS encoding metal ABC transporter permease, protein MKDIIAMILSDANMQWVLLGTMLLGIASGVLGSFALLRKQSLVGDAVAHAALPGICIAFLLTGEKSMTALLIGATISGLLAAYCIQIITSSTILKEDTAICLVLSVFFGFGIVLLTKVSQTGSGNKSGLDDFIFGQAASLTGNDVMLMTGAAAVLIIVTTLLFKELKVLTFDPDFAKGLGLPTRFLNFTFLSLLVAAVVVGIQAVGVILMASMLITPAIAARYWTNSLGKMIVISGFFGALSGISGTIMSTLGEGLPTGPFIVVTATILFLISMLFAPERGLVTKGIKMMMYNRQIRKELHLKGRESHEL, encoded by the coding sequence ATGAAAGACATAATCGCTATGATTCTTTCTGATGCCAATATGCAATGGGTTCTTCTTGGAACAATGCTTCTTGGCATTGCCAGCGGTGTACTTGGAAGCTTTGCTCTACTGAGAAAGCAAAGTTTAGTAGGCGATGCAGTGGCTCACGCAGCTTTACCGGGAATCTGCATAGCATTCCTGCTTACTGGAGAAAAATCGATGACAGCCTTGCTGATTGGGGCAACGATTTCCGGGCTTTTGGCAGCATATTGTATTCAAATCATAACTTCAAGCACGATCTTAAAAGAAGATACAGCAATTTGTCTCGTTCTTTCGGTATTTTTTGGTTTCGGGATTGTGCTTCTAACAAAAGTATCACAAACAGGTTCAGGCAATAAAAGCGGTCTTGACGATTTTATTTTCGGCCAGGCGGCATCATTAACAGGAAATGATGTCATGCTGATGACCGGAGCTGCAGCAGTCTTAATCATCGTGACAACTCTTCTTTTTAAAGAATTAAAAGTTTTAACATTCGATCCTGATTTTGCAAAAGGACTTGGACTCCCGACAAGGTTTCTAAACTTTACCTTTTTATCCCTTTTAGTTGCTGCTGTTGTAGTCGGAATTCAAGCGGTCGGCGTTATCTTAATGGCATCCATGCTGATTACCCCTGCAATTGCGGCCCGTTACTGGACGAATTCGCTTGGAAAAATGATTGTGATCTCAGGATTTTTTGGGGCATTATCAGGAATTTCAGGCACAATTATGAGCACTCTTGGAGAAGGCTTGCCGACAGGACCATTCATCGTCGTTACAGCAACAATTCTTTTCCTTATTTCGATGCTGTTTGCTCCGGAAAGAGGGCTTGTAACAAAAGGGATAAAAATGATGATGTATAACAGGCAAATAAGGAAAGAACTCCACTTGAAGGGCAGGGAATCTCATGAACTATGA
- a CDS encoding metal ABC transporter ATP-binding protein, protein MKPLKVKNLTVAYQKKTVLKDVNFEAPDGKLIGIIGPNGAGKSTFIKATLGLIPKISGEIEIYGKQYRPKDRLVGYVPQRGSVDWDFPTNVLDVVLMGRYGYIGWFKRPGKKDISLARECLRKVGMENYEDRQISQLSGGQQQRVFLARALLQDAKIYFMDEPFAGVDAATEKAIIALLNELKKQGKTVLVVHHDLQTVKEYFDWVMLLNMRTIAAGPTEEVFTLENLHRTYGGRLAFLEKDKLIAEQK, encoded by the coding sequence ATGAAGCCTCTAAAAGTAAAGAACTTAACAGTTGCCTATCAAAAGAAAACGGTTTTAAAGGATGTTAACTTTGAAGCTCCGGACGGGAAACTTATTGGCATTATCGGTCCTAATGGAGCCGGGAAATCTACTTTCATTAAAGCAACACTCGGGCTAATTCCAAAGATTTCAGGTGAAATTGAAATTTATGGAAAACAATACCGTCCGAAAGACAGACTTGTCGGGTATGTTCCTCAGCGCGGTTCGGTCGATTGGGATTTTCCAACAAATGTTCTCGATGTCGTGTTAATGGGCCGCTATGGATATATAGGATGGTTTAAAAGGCCCGGAAAAAAAGACATTTCTCTCGCAAGAGAATGTTTAAGAAAAGTTGGAATGGAGAATTATGAAGACCGGCAAATAAGCCAGCTTTCCGGAGGACAGCAGCAAAGAGTGTTTTTGGCGAGGGCGCTTCTTCAGGACGCAAAAATTTATTTTATGGATGAACCATTTGCCGGAGTTGACGCAGCGACAGAAAAGGCGATCATCGCACTGTTAAATGAATTAAAAAAACAAGGAAAAACAGTGCTAGTCGTTCATCACGACTTGCAAACCGTCAAGGAATATTTCGACTGGGTGATGCTTTTGAATATGAGAACAATTGCAGCTGGCCCGACGGAGGAAGTCTTTACGTTAGAAAATCTTCATCGAACATATGGGGGAAGATTAGCCTTCCTTGAAAAAGATAAGCTAATAGCTGAACAAAAGTGA
- a CDS encoding metal ABC transporter solute-binding protein, Zn/Mn family, whose amino-acid sequence MKKMFAMLLMAALFLLAGCSENTPEHSEDGKKLTVTVTTGQIADAVRNIGGDKVKVQSLMGPGTDPHLYKATQGDIKKLQEADIIFYNGLHLEGKMLEIFEKMNGKIPTYAIAERIDEKDLLKNAADKKAIDPHVWFDISLWKQALEAVKDGLIKADPENKSFYEKNAETYFKKLDELHAFANEEMAKIPAEQRVLVTAHDAFGYFGAAYNMEVMGLQGLSTDAEYGLSDVQKLVNTLVERNIKAVFVESSISERSINAVIEGAKKKGHTVKIGGELYSDAMGEEGTQEGTYIGMYRHNIKTIVDTLK is encoded by the coding sequence ATGAAAAAGATGTTTGCCATGTTGTTAATGGCTGCCCTTTTCTTATTGGCCGGCTGTTCGGAAAATACGCCGGAACATTCTGAAGATGGGAAAAAACTGACAGTAACTGTAACAACCGGCCAAATTGCAGATGCCGTAAGAAATATCGGCGGAGATAAAGTGAAGGTGCAAAGCCTGATGGGTCCTGGTACAGATCCTCATTTATATAAAGCCACCCAGGGCGATATAAAGAAACTTCAGGAAGCGGACATTATATTTTACAACGGCCTTCACCTTGAAGGGAAAATGCTTGAAATTTTTGAAAAAATGAACGGCAAAATTCCGACATATGCGATTGCTGAGCGCATAGATGAAAAAGATTTATTAAAAAATGCGGCTGATAAAAAAGCGATCGACCCCCACGTTTGGTTTGACATCAGTCTTTGGAAACAAGCGTTGGAAGCCGTAAAGGACGGATTAATAAAAGCAGATCCGGAAAATAAATCCTTCTATGAGAAAAATGCTGAAACTTATTTTAAAAAACTTGATGAATTACATGCGTTTGCAAATGAAGAAATGGCAAAAATACCTGCCGAACAACGGGTTTTGGTTACTGCCCATGACGCATTCGGCTATTTTGGTGCAGCTTATAATATGGAAGTAATGGGTTTGCAAGGATTGAGCACTGATGCGGAGTATGGACTAAGTGATGTTCAAAAGCTTGTGAATACACTTGTCGAGCGCAATATTAAAGCTGTTTTCGTGGAATCGAGTATTTCAGAAAGATCGATAAATGCCGTCATTGAAGGGGCCAAGAAAAAAGGTCATACCGTTAAAATCGGCGGAGAGCTATATTCTGATGCAATGGGAGAAGAAGGAACACAAGAAGGAACATATATCGGCATGTACCGCCATAATATCAAAACCATTGTGGACACACTTAAATAA
- the cspD gene encoding cold-shock protein CspD, with translation MQNGKVKWFNNEKGYGFIEVEGGDDVFVHFSAIQGEGFKSLEEGQEVSFEIVEGNRGPQAANVVKL, from the coding sequence ATGCAAAACGGTAAAGTAAAATGGTTCAACAACGAAAAAGGTTATGGATTTATTGAAGTTGAAGGCGGAGACGATGTATTCGTTCATTTCAGCGCAATTCAAGGCGAAGGTTTCAAAAGCCTAGAAGAAGGCCAGGAAGTTTCTTTTGAAATCGTTGAAGGAAACCGCGGACCTCAAGCTGCGAATGTTGTAAAACTTTAA
- a CDS encoding zinc-finger domain-containing protein, with amino-acid sequence MKELDREALFAEVEELMNYYCKDCFLHKHHRKEKGKRYAHRFCITQCTVGEKIKAVGKKLS; translated from the coding sequence GTGAAAGAATTGGATCGTGAAGCATTGTTTGCAGAAGTGGAAGAACTGATGAACTATTACTGCAAAGATTGTTTTTTACATAAACACCATCGAAAAGAAAAAGGAAAAAGGTATGCTCATCGGTTTTGCATCACACAATGCACGGTAGGAGAAAAAATTAAAGCCGTTGGCAAGAAACTGTCATGA
- a CDS encoding reverse transcriptase-like protein: MKFQLEWKYKLKSKEMILFISDLLDGDLAIKAGEEIEKSGKASELVFYDELGSSWTMKEMKKLTAQIEEEPHDVVVYFDGGFHKELNQAGLGAVIYYKQGKKKYRIRANQLFDEMETNNEAEYAALYFTLTILEELGVHHLPCQFIGDSQGVLKQLEGEWPCYEDVLNKWLDRIENKLKELGLEPRYTVVSRKENKEADKLASQALEGKMINSKMQIL; this comes from the coding sequence ATGAAATTTCAATTGGAATGGAAATATAAATTAAAAAGTAAGGAAATGATCTTGTTTATTTCTGATTTGCTGGATGGAGATCTCGCAATAAAGGCCGGAGAAGAGATTGAAAAATCAGGAAAAGCATCAGAATTAGTTTTTTATGATGAACTCGGGTCATCATGGACGATGAAGGAAATGAAAAAATTAACTGCCCAAATTGAAGAAGAACCACATGATGTTGTCGTCTATTTTGATGGGGGTTTTCATAAAGAATTGAATCAGGCCGGTCTTGGAGCAGTTATTTATTATAAGCAAGGCAAGAAAAAATATCGAATCCGCGCAAATCAATTGTTTGATGAGATGGAAACAAACAATGAAGCCGAATACGCGGCGCTCTATTTTACGTTAACAATTCTAGAAGAGCTTGGTGTTCACCATCTCCCTTGCCAGTTTATCGGTGATTCTCAAGGAGTTTTGAAGCAGCTTGAAGGGGAATGGCCTTGTTATGAGGATGTTTTAAATAAATGGCTTGATCGAATCGAAAACAAGCTGAAAGAGCTTGGACTTGAACCTCGTTATACCGTTGTTTCCCGAAAAGAAAACAAAGAAGCCGATAAGCTGGCAAGCCAGGCTTTAGAAGGAAAAATGATAAACAGTAAAATGCAAATACTTTAG
- a CDS encoding reverse transcriptase-like protein: MIEVYIDGASAGTPGPSGAGIFIKADGNVERYSIPLGLMTNHEAEFHAFIKAMEICIEKGYRTVSFRTDSELVNRAIEKEFVKNKTFAPLLEKSLKLSEQFDLFFMKWIPSSENKTADQLARMAVRKNSWKEA; the protein is encoded by the coding sequence TTGATTGAAGTTTATATTGACGGAGCAAGTGCCGGCACCCCCGGGCCAAGCGGAGCCGGAATATTTATTAAAGCGGACGGGAATGTAGAAAGATACTCAATTCCGCTCGGATTGATGACTAATCATGAAGCAGAATTCCATGCATTTATTAAGGCGATGGAAATATGTATTGAAAAAGGATATAGAACGGTTTCTTTTCGAACGGATTCTGAATTAGTCAACAGAGCGATCGAAAAAGAATTTGTAAAAAACAAAACTTTCGCACCTTTATTAGAAAAATCATTAAAGCTCTCTGAACAATTTGATTTATTTTTTATGAAATGGATCCCGAGCAGCGAAAACAAAACGGCTGATCAATTGGCACGGATGGCTGTTCGAAAAAATAGCTGGAAGGAAGCTTGA